One Urocitellus parryii isolate mUroPar1 chromosome 8, mUroPar1.hap1, whole genome shotgun sequence DNA window includes the following coding sequences:
- the Taar1 gene encoding trace amine-associated receptor 1 codes for MLPLCNNIINISCVKSNWSSHVRASLYSLMVLIILITLVGNLIVIISIPHFKQLHTPTNWLIHSMAIVDFLLGCLVMPYSMVRSVEHCWYFGEFFCKIHTSTDIMLSSASIFHLSFISIDRYYAVCDPLRYKARINILVILVMIFISWSIPAIFAFGMIFLELNFKGIEEIYYKHFHCTGGCSVVFSKTSGVLAFLTSFYIPGSVMLCVYYRIYFIAKGQARSINHTNQKLHFGLEEKNGISQNKKRKAAKTLGIMMGVFLICWSPFFVCTVMDPFLNYTILPPLNDAFIWFGYLNSTFNPMVYAFFYPWFRRALKTILLGKIFQRDSFRCKIFLESNPQ; via the coding sequence ATGCTGCCCCTTTGCAACAATATAATTAATATCTCCTGTGTGAAAAGCAACTGGTCAAGCCATGTTCGTGCTTCATTGTACAGCTTAATGGTACTGATAATTCTGATCACTCTGGTTGGCAATCTGATAGTCATTATTTCCATACCACATTTCAAGCAACTTCACACCCCCACTAATTGGCTCATTCATTCCATGGCCATTGTGGACTTCCTGCTGGGGTGCCTGGTGATGCCTTATAGCATGGTGAGGTCAGTTGAGCACTGCTGGTATTTTGGAGAGTTCTTCTGTAAAATTCACACTAGCACTGACATTATGCTGAGTTCAGCCTCCATTTTTCACTTGTCCTTCATTTCCATTGACCGCTACTATGCAGTGTGTGACCCACTGAGATACAAAGCCAGGATCAATATCTTGGTAATTCTTGTGATGATCTTCATTAGTTGGAGCATTCCTGCTATTTTTGCATTTGGAATGATCTTTCTGGAGCTAAACTTCAAAGGAATTGAAGAgatatattataaacattttcacTGCACAGGGGGCTGTTCGGTTGTCTTTAGCAAAACATCTGGGGTATTGGCCTTTCTGACTTCTTTCTATATACCTGGGTCTGTTATGTTGTGTGTCTACTACAGAATATATTTCATAGCTAAAGGGCAAGCAAGATCAATTAATCATACAAATCAGAAGCTTCACTTTggattagaagagaaaaatggaatttcacaaaacaaaaaaagaaaagctgcgAAGACATTAGGGATCATGATGGGTGTTTTCCTGATATGCTGGAGCCCTTTCTTTGTGTGCACAGTCATGGATCCTTTCCTGAACTACACAATTCTACCTCCTTTGAATGATGCATTCATTTGGTTTGGCTACTTGAACTCTACTTTTAATCCAATGGTTTATGCATTTTTCTATCCCTGGTTCAGAAGAGCATTGAAGACAATTCTACTTGGTAAAATTTTTCAAAGAGATTCATTTAGGTGTAAGATATTTTTAGAATCAAATccacaataa